From the genome of Uranotaenia lowii strain MFRU-FL chromosome 1, ASM2978415v1, whole genome shotgun sequence, one region includes:
- the LOC129754496 gene encoding protein Spindly, with product MRYQNFQTIKNSKPQNLNIHFYWLINVKSSVHPVSKMSANQTIVADVSSLTYDDLTDQYRRLADSYRSLKRVHEEELQANHELRRNLQASTEAANYLTTDLEQIDTVHREELAKVKEKCGLSLSALKDANADLKQQNCSLESTVEELQSQIHQLKEKIEELEFAGPANVASESANSTLTSEKEILLEKEVEDLKKMLAEHADASAKMSIQLRKTEDELENRREQLECSQDNLTTKKQELEELRTLLESTQEENMRLSSELAALRSAPGEANKKGNSLFAEVDDQRQKMIEMLQTQRKRYQEMKKLHSESEFQIRRLTRENRELCDEIEKCSHLFLKADNKFRDESSSQINSLREEVRQLQEQLTSTERKLIDKSTEHTNWVDPFVSYYRNETSNLKNKLQQLQMDKRLADEICHDAQRELSKWRFEALKSRYVIINRESLLEEHGLKFQPFDAIEPGIHINELVVSNAKPHVGFKSAKFESLENTFDLKDLYSLSDLKLDLMIPPVKNDQKENNLPPPAQPEVSNPTPKQPEIKEEFITPASTPLVTPNQSPKANNIKIAGTSSSKTNSTLAYRDIIYIPKDAPLSGSLKKKQFADIVDRITKSEQKHEIVEDKENSLQPTNVVGNEVQKTEPTKSWGWISETRTKNNIVVRRFKFPTRTTAPSDTQQE from the exons ATGAGGTACcagaattttcaaacaatcaaaaacagCAAGCCGCAAAAtctaaacattcatttttactg GTTGATTAATGTGAAGTCATCAGTTCACCCTGTTTCCAAGATGAGTGCCAATCAGACAATAGTGGCGGACGTGAGCAGTTTAACGTACGACGATCTAACGGACCAGTACAGACGGTTGGCGGATAGCTACCGGAGTCTGAAACGGGTTCACGAGGAAGAACTGCAGGCCAATCATGAACTGCGCAGAAACTTACAAGCCTCAACCGAGGCGGCCAACTACCTGACGACTGATCTGGAGCAAATCGATACAGTTCATCGGGAGGAATTGG CAAAAGTCAAGGAAAAATGTGGCTTATCATTGAGCGCTCTTAAAGACGCGAATGCGGATCTCAAGCAGCAAAATTGTTCTCTTGAGTCGACGGTTGAAGAATTGCAGTCCCAAATTCATCAACTGAAGGAAAAAATCGAGGAGCTTGAGTTTGCTGGACCAGCGAATGTGGCTTCCGAAAGTGCCAATTCCACCCTAACGTCCGAAAAAGAGATCTTGTTGGAAAAGGAGGTTGAGGATTTGAAGAAAATGCTAGCTGAGCATGCAGATGCCAGTGCAAAAATGTCCATTCAACTCAGAAAGACCGAAGACGAACTGGAGAACCGTCGAGAGCAGCTGGAATGTTCGCAAGACAATCTGACCACGAAGAAACAAGAGTTGGAAGAGCTACGAACTTTGCTAGAATCAACTCAAGAGGAAAACATGAGGTTGAGTTCGGAATTGGCAGCTTTACGTAGTGCTCCTGGAGAAGCGAATAAGAAGGGAAATTCCTTATTTGCCGAAGTTGACGATCAGCGTcagaaaatgattgaaatgCTGCAAACCCAGAGGAAACGATATCAGGAGATGAAAAAGCTACACTCTGAGAGCGAATTTCAGATTCGAAGATTGACACGGGAGAACCGAGAGCTGTGTGATGAGATAGAAAAGTGCAGTCACTTGTTTTTGAAAGCAGATAACAAATTTCGGGACGAATCGTCAAGCCAGATCAATTCCCTGAGGGAAGAAGTTCGGCAGCTTCAAGAACAGTTAACCTCAACCGAGCGCAAACTGATTGACAAATCCACCGAACATACCAATTGGGTTGATCCATTTGTGTCCTACTACAGAAATGAAACcagtaatttgaaaaacaaactgcAACAACTGCAAATGGATAAAAGGCTGGCTGATGAAATATGTCACGATGCTCAGCGTGAGTTATCTAAATGGCGATTTGAAGCACTCAAATCACGTTATGTGATCATAAATCGTGAATCTCTTCTCGAAGAACATGGTCTAAAATTTCAGCCTTTCGATGCCATCGAGCCAGGCATTCACATCAACGAATTAGTAGTTTCGAACGCCAAACCGCATGTTGGGTTCAAATCCGCGAAATTTGAATCCCTTGAGAACACTTTTGATCTCAAAGACCTGTATTCACTTTCCGATCTCAAACTTGACCTGATGATACCACCagtcaaaaatgaccaaaaggaAAATAATCTTCCACCTCCAGCTCAGCCTGAAGTTTCCAATCCAACACCAAAACAACCAGAGATCAAAGAAGAATTCATAACACCAGCCTCAACTCCTCTCGTGACACCGAATCAATCTCCGAAAgccaataatataaaaatagcCGGTACTAGTAGTAGCAAAACCAATTCAACCCTGGCTTATCGAGATATTATCTACATACCGAAAGACGCACCGCTATCGGGTAGTCTCAAGAAAAAACAGTTCGCTGATATTGTTGATCGAATAAcaaaatctgaacagaaacaTGAAATTGTCGAAGATAAGGAAAATTCGTTGCAGCCCAccaacg TTGTAGGCAATGAAGTCCAAAAAACTGAACCGACAAAGTCGTGGGGCTGGATTTCCGAAACCCGCACCAAGAACAATATCGTTGTGAGGAGGTTTAAATTTCCGACGCGCACAACTGCTCCCAGCGACACGCAGCAGGAATAG